A stretch of DNA from Pirellulales bacterium:
GTTCTATGCGCGGGCAAATTCATTGTCACTACGCGGTTGGACCTCGATAAGGTCTGATTTGATATATTTCTTCGGGCGTCACTGGCCCAAAGATGGTCGAACGATGCGGGGCTGGTGGTGGTGGAGGTTCCTTCGGCTTTGGTGGAACATACGGATATGCCTTCGGAATGTTGCAGTCTTTTCGCGGATTATGAGTAGGCCACCACTCCCGTGGGCCGTAACCACCAGGAATGGGTGGCACAGTATGCACTTGACTCCGATCAGAATATGCAAATCCATCGTCAACATAAACCGATTGGCCGGTTTCTGTCGATATAATTTTAATCCAGGCGTGAACCGGTCCATCAGGATCATCTCCAGCAGCCACACCGCCTGTTTCGACTTTGAAGCAATCCCCCGACGATTCAAGTTTGAAAGCGCCTTCAAAGCCGTAGGCCCATTCGTAACACCAATAGCCTTTTACGGTTTGCCGCCAAGGCGCACTTGCTCGCCAGTTGTGGTCCCATGAATTTTGGATTGCTCCCGCAATTTGTCTTGCCTCTGCCTTGCACTTTTCAGATTTAGCAATTCCCTCCAAAGCAGCTGCCAAATCTCCAAGTGGTTTGTGTTCCCCTTCACGCTCCATGCCACTCGGATCAACAAAGATCGTCGCCCTATTTTCAACGTATCTGTACAGATTCGACGCATCGCCGCGGAAGCCGATGGCGTCTTCGCTGAGCCAGCGGCCGGTCGCGGAATCGTACCAGCGG
This window harbors:
- a CDS encoding RHS repeat-associated core domain-containing protein encodes the protein MDDYGVGSITRTEAYVYDGNQIVPRFADDDAAALTPSDLRNRYLWGPAVDQLLAEENVAWYYAPGTVDWALSDHQHTVRDWVRSSGGSTTLADHAQYDAFGNRLDAPTVDSLFGYTGRYHDDDTGLQWNGSSQGGGRWYDSATGRWLSEDAIGFRGDASNLYRYVENRATIFVDPSGMEREGEHKPLGDLAAALEGIAKSEKCKAEARQIAGAIQNSWDHNWRASAPWRQTVKGYWCYEWAYGFEGAFKLESSGDCFKVETGGVAAGDDPDGPVHAWIKIISTETGQSVYVDDGFAYSDRSQVHTVPPIPGGYGPREWWPTHNPRKDCNIPKAYPYVPPKPKEPPPPPAPHRSTIFGPVTPEEIYQIRPYRGPTA